The following nucleotide sequence is from Synechococcus sp. KORDI-52.
AGAAGTGAAGCTGAACCTTCGAACAATCGCGGCTGAATTCATGGACGCACAGCAATCAAGACAAGCACCAGTGATCGACACCTCAAATCACACAACAGCCAGGTCAAAGGCCCTTTCGTCATGCCCATGGCAGATGTCCTCTGTCACACGCCCGAATTCAAGCCTTCACGGCTTCACCTCAACGGAAAACACCAAAGTGATCTCCATGTCCCAAGACAGTTGATCGCCAAAGGAAGAAGGTGTCCCTCAAGCGCAGACGAAACGTTCCAAACGAACCCGGTGGTCTTAGCAACTGAGTTGAAATACGGATCCATCGCATTCAGTAGCAAACAAAACCCTCTCCAGCTCGAGCTGCACGACAAGCTTGAATGATCTTGGAAGGTTGTTGTGAACGCTGGTCCTGCTTGCCCAATCCGATTCACCACCCCGGACAACCACAACGAATCACTCGCCGATCAATGCCTGACGGCAGCAGAGATTGAATGGCGACGCTGGTCGGGATGGCAGATGGAACGAACTGCAGAAAAACGATTCAGAAAAAAATGGGCGTAGGCGTTTCCGCACTGGCCAGGGATTTGAGATCGGACCCTCAACGACCTCAGTGTTGCCGTTGGGCGCTATGGCATGGTTCTTGTGCTTGTCCATCGATGTGCTCTCCCGTTCTCCATTTCTGAATCGCCGTCGTCCTCAGGCCAGTCAGGTCGGTGACGTGGCCCTGTGCCGAGCTACGGCTCATCCTGGCCAGCAGAGCGTTCTCATCGGGCACAGCGTCAGCTCAGGCGCCTTCGAAGGGATAGCCGTCACGGGGGAAGGCCACGCCGGCATCCAACGTTTCGATCCAGCTCTCAAGCGATCACGCTGCAGGCTCACCATCTAGTGCCTGGCGATGGCCTGATGATCCTGCCAACCTTGTGATTCCCATCCTTTGGCTCACGCCAGTGCCGTGACCATGCGCGACCTCTGCCCTGCCCTGCAGAACAAGACGTACTTCAACTACGGCGGCCAGGGGCCTCTGCCAAGCCCGTCCCTGGAGGCCATCACGGCGAGCTGGAAGCACATTCAGGACTTGGGGCCGTTCACAGCGGATGTTTGGCCCTACATCGCCACCGAGGTCAACAGCACCCGACGCCTTCTGGCCCAGTGCTGCGGTGTTCCGCCCCATCGTCTTGCCCTCACGGAAAACGTCACCAGCGGCTGCGTCTTACCCCTTTGGGGACTGCCCTTTGCCGAAGGCGACCGGCTGCTGATCGGCGACTGCGAACACCCCGGAGTCGTGAGCGCCTGCGTTGAACTGGCACGCCGCCGGAACCTCGCCATCGATGTGCTGCCGGTGAAGCATCTGCGTGGTGATCAAGCCCATTGCGATGCCGCCGTGATCGAGACGATCGAAGAAACCCTCAGCCCACGGACCCGCCTGGTGGTGCTGAGCCATCTGCTCTGGAATACAGGTCAGGTGATGCCCATTGCCGCCGTCGCCCATCAGCTCAAGCAGCACCCCCACCATCCCTTCCTGTTGGTGGATGCCGCCCAAAGCTTCGGACAGATCCTCGTCGACAAAGCGGCCGCAGCAGCGGACATCTACGCCTTCACCGGGCACAAGTGGGCCTGCGGGCCCGAAGGACTGGGGGGCGTGGCCCTGTCCGAACGTGTGGTATCCGAAGCCGCTCCGACCGTGATCGGCTGGCGCAGCCTGCGCGATGAAAGCAAGGCCGATCTGAACGGCAGCGATCTGTTTCACCACGACAGCCGCCGCTTTGAAGTGGCCACCAGCTGCGTGCCCCTGATGGCTGGCCTGCGCAGCTCCCTGCAACTGCTGGAACAAGAAGGATCACCCCAAGAACGCTGGGACCGGATTCGAAAGCTCAGCAGCAAGCTCTGGCAGGCACTTCACGGGCTGGAGCGCGTCACACCCCTGCTGGACGTTGCGCCCGCCAGCGGACTGGTGAGCTTTCAGATCAACGGCGATTTTCCCCCCGCAGAGCATGTGAAGCAGTTGGGTGCCAAGGGGCTGTGGATTCGCGATCTGGCGGATCCCAGCTGCCTGAGGGCCTGCACCCACATCAGCACCACGGCAGACGACATCGACGCCCTGATGGCCGCGATCAGCACCCTTTGATCGGCTCAGATCGTCCGCATCAGGGCAACTTGCCTCAAAACAACCTCTGCCGCAGGGCGCATTCCGCTTGCTCGCGATCGTCGAAGTGCACCTTTTCGGTACCGAGGATCTGGTAATCCTCGTGCCCCTTGCCGGCCACCAGCACCAGATCATTCGCCTCAGCTCCTGCAATGGCTGAGGCAATCGCCTTGGCCCGATCACCCTCCACCAGAAAATCGCTGTCGGCCAGGATCCCAGCTACCACGTCATCGAGGATCTGCTGTGGGTCCTCGGTGCGGGGGTTGTCGGAGGTCACCACGACGCGGTCAGCCAGGCGAGACGCAATCGCCGCCATCTGCGGACGCTTGCCCCGATCCCGGTCACCGCCGCACCCGAAAACACAGATCAACCGCCCCGTGCAGAACGGGCGCGCCGCTGAAAGAGCGTTGTCCAAGCCATCGGGAGTGTGAGCGTAATCCACCAGCACCGGCGGCAGATCCGCTTCATCCACCCCGTGCAGAATCACCCGCTCCATCCGGCCGGGCACGCCACCGAAATGGCTGATGGCCTCCAGCAACACCGGCAAGGGCAACTGCTGCTGAAGCAACACCCCCACCGCCTGCAGCACATTCATCAGGTTGAAGCGACCCAACAAGGGCGAACGGAAACGGCCCTCACCCAGGGGGCTGATCAAACGCCCCTCCACCCCTGCGGCCGTCATCTGCAGGTCGCTCATGTGCAGTTCGGCCGATGGATCCTCCAGCGAACTGCGCCAACAGGCGGCGCCCAGACGCTCAGCCAACCGCGCCCCCCAGGGGTCATCGCTGTTGATCACGGATCTCACGCCGTCGGCAAGCAGCAGAGGATCCGCAAACAGTGCTGCCTTGGCCTCGAAGTACTCCTCCATCGAGGCGTGGTAGTCGAGGTGGTCCTGGGTGAGGTTGGTGAACACAGCACCAGCGAAGCGGCAGCCCGCCACCCGCTGCTGCGCCAAAGCATGGGAGCTCACTTCCATGGCTGCCAGGCCACAGCCGGCAGAGGCAGCCTCGGCGAGTTGCCCCTGCAAAAGGTCGGCAAAGGCCGTGGTGTGGGTGGCCGTGATGCTGTGGCCTGGCCAGCGGTTGACCAAGGTGCCGAACAGGCCAACGGTCTGATCTGCTGAGGCGGCCAGATGCTCGATCAAATGGGTGGTGGTGGTTTTGCCATTGGTGCCCGTCACACCGATCAGGGCCATGCGCCTGCATGGGTGATCCCAGAAGGCCGCTGAGATCTCACCAATCCGACGCGCCACCGGCTCTTGGATCACCACAACGGGTTCATCCACACCGGGCGGGTGAACTGAAGCAGCTCCAGGCCCAATGACAGCAGCGGCGGCACCGGCCTCCAGGGCCTTTGCCCAGAAGGTTCCGCCATCCACCCGTTCCCCTGGAAGACCGAGGAAGAGGGTTCCGGGGCCGACGCGACGGGAATCGGTGGTGATTGCCTCCACCCCAGGGTTCGCCAACCCTTGCGGCACCGCGATGCCTGCATCGCTCAACAGGGCATGCAACGCCTGCGTCATCCCAGCTCCCCGATCCTTGGTGGAGTTTTAAGCCGTTCAGAGGGCCGTGGACAGACAGCGTTGCAACCAATTCAACAGTCCCTCACCCGTGAGCCGCGGCGAAACGCGGGGCAGCTCAGAACCATCGAGCGCGAGCACAGGCACCTCGAGGTCGTAGCGCGCCTTAAGCCCCTGGGGGATGCCGGTCGCATCGATATCAATCACCTTCAGCTTGATCGAGAGCCGGGCGAGATCGATAGCCCGCAAGCGGGATTCCATGCCCTCACAGAGGCAGCAGCCGGTGCGGCTGTACAGGGTGAGCTCCTTCATCAATCGGGCACCGGATCACAGCCGCAGGGGGTGAAGGGATGGCAGCGCAGCAGCCGCTTCATGGTGAGCCAGCCCCCCTTCCAAGGACCATGCTTCTCAATGGCCTCCAGGCCATAGGCACTGCAGGTGGGAGTGAAGCGGCAGCGGGGCCCGATCATCGGGGAGATGAACCGCCGGTAAAAGCCGATCAGGGCGAGAAGCAGCGATTCAACAGTCTGCGAAACCAGAAGTCCTATCGCAGCCATGCTGGTCAACCAGGAAACTCAACTCGAATAATTTAGTGACATCGCGGAACGCCATTTTGGCTCGGAAACGTTGCATTCGGCTCCTGCTCGTTCTCCTGTCGATCGGGGTCGCCGTATGGCTCAATCTGCCCCTGGCTCAAGCCAATGAACGGCTGCCAGGCCAGGCCAACCGCATTGGCGACTTATGGAAGCTCAACGCAGCACGCCATCCATGCGCCACTGCGGAAACCCTTCCCGCCAATGCTTACATCCCGCCGCAACAGAGGGAGGCGCCGACGCCAATCCCGGTAGGAATCAGTATTCACATCAATGAGATTCCTGAAATTTCAGACACCTACAATCGATTTCAGCTGGATGGATTGCTCACCTCGACGTGGTGCGACAGCCGATCCATCAGCGATATCCCGGTGGGCGAGGACGCACTGGTGTTGTTCAACAACGCCGCCGAAGATTGGTTGAGCGAACATTGGTCCCCCCAACTTGAGTTCACCAACCGAGTGAGCGAAGCTTTTTATCAGACACAGACAATCACCATAAGAAAGAATGGGTCCATTGAGCGAATGACACGCTTTGAAGAACAACTTGGATCCGAGTTCAAACTTGAGAAGTTCCCCTTCGACCAACAATTACTTAGAATATATGTTCAATCATTCACCTGGGACCAAAGCGTCGTTCGACTCGTGAATCTTGGAGACGTCGTGAGCCTGAGCCGAAATTCAAGGCTCCCTGAGTGGGAAATCAAAAATCTTCGATACGTCATACGAAATCACGACGACCCTGAGAAAGGCAGCAAGGAATACTCAAGGCTATCCTCAAACATCACAATCAAACGACGCTCGGGATACTACATCTACAAAATCTTTATGCCATTGGGCATCCTCACATTCACGAGCATCTTTTTCCTGGCGATACCAATCAACGCCTTCGCAGACAGAATGGCGTTCATATCCGGGCTTTTGTTCACAACCCTGGCTTATCAGATCATCATCGCAAGCGCTGTCCCCAGAGTTCCATACCTCACCCTTGGCGACACTTACACAATTTTCCTGTTCACATTCATGATCGCCGAGGTTTTTATCGCCTATCACATCTCACAAAATTTACAAAAGCAAGGCAACGAAGGCGTTCCGACCATCGAAAGAGCGATGGAAATTTTTCTACCGCTGATCTTCATCTTATTTCAGACCCTGTTCATCTGGCTTGCAATCAACTGACTGGAACATGAATCAAATCCCTGCGAAATACCACCAAGAACTAATGGCGCAAATCCTTGAAACGCCGCGCCAACAAACCAAATTCATCGGGACGCTTCTCGAGATTCTCATCCTCATAGCCTTTATCAACGGACTGTAAAAGCTTGAACAACGGTCTAAAAACCACGCTGGAAAAAATACGATTCACAGCCAGAACCACTGCCGCCGAGAGGCCTCCAACCGCTGCAACCAAAAGCAGCGCAAACCGGCCAGGAGCGGGGAGACCAGCATCTTCAGGCAAAGTGACAATCTGAGCGCCAACCACATCGCCCACCTGCCAACCAAAACCGCCAGTTTCTCCATAGACCCGGATCTGGCTGCGCGGAGCACGGTCGGGAGTGGAGTGGCAGGTAAGACAACTCTCCTTGGTCAAGCGAATCGGTTTCGCAACGAAATACTGGTGATGATCACTCTTGGAGTCCAAAGAACCACTTAATTCTTTGAGGGACGGATTGGCCATGAAACGACGAATCAACTGAGCCTCCTGTTCATCCGCCAAATCAGCGGGGCTTGTGGGGTTCAGAGAGGCCTCGCGGTATTGAAAATCCTCGTAAGCATGATTAAGCCTCAAATATTCAAAAACTTTCGTCGCTGAGTAGCTTGGTACTGCTGATGGCAGGAACGCCTCATCCGAGACTGCATTAATCGGGGCGATGATCGGATTGATCTTGCGTGACGTGTACTCGCGTACAGACAGCATTACGTCCATGAATTGGATGGCTTGCGACCTGACGTATTGACGGGCGACGACTGAATAGCCTGAGAGCACCAAAATCACGGCCAAGATCAACGCAACGAGCTGGACGCCGACAAACCGCAAGAGAAAGTCTGTCGCGACGGATCGGGCGGGCGAGCTGGCCAAAACGGGACCAGGTGCAGTTCTGGTGAGGATAACGAGGCTTTAGGGTGGTCAGTTCGTGCATTCGCGCGAAACACCTAACGACAATCCTTCCCACCTATGTCCCGTTACCGCGGCCCTCGCCTGAGGATCACGCGGCGCTTGGGAGACCTCCCCGGTCTCACCCGGAAGGCCGCCAAACGGTCCTATCCCCCCGGTCAGCACGGCCAAGCCCGTCGCAAGCGCTCTGAATACGCGATCCGTCTCGAAGAGAAGCAGAAGCTTCGCTTCAACTACGGCGTTTCCGAGCGTCAGCTCGTGCGCTACGTGAAGAAAGCGCGCGCCCAGGAAGGTTCCACCGGAACCAACCTGCTCAAGCTGCTCGAGAACCGTCTCGACAATGTGTGTTTCCGCCTCGGCTTCGGACCCACCGTGCCCGGCGCCCGTCAGCTGGTGAACCACGGTCACGTCACCGTGAACGGTCGTGTCACCGACATCGCTAGCTACCAGTGCAAGCCTGGCGACGTCATCGCCATCCGCGAGCGCAAGTGCAGCAAGAAGCTGGCTGAAGCCAACCTCGAGTTCCCCGGTCTGGCCAACGTGCCGACCCACCTCGAGCTGGACAAGTCCAAGCTGAGCGCCAAGGTCACCGGCCGCTGCGAACGCGAGTGGGTTGCCCTGGAAATCAACGAACTGCTGGTGGTGGAGTACTACTCCAGAAAGGTCTGATCCCGATCCGCAGCTCACAAACCCACAATGCGCAACCCTGGGTCCAGGGTTGCGTTTTTTTTTGGCTGATCCCCAGGCACTGCAGGCGCTCACCCGCCACGACTGGCTCGGACTGATCCACCCCGTGCTGATGATCCTGTTCGTCTACCCGGTGGTGGGCGCCACGATCCGCCTGGGAATCCTGGCGCGGGAAAAGCGATTGGAGATCAACCCGATCGCCGATACCGTGCCGGTGGAGCACGCGCAGCATGGAGCCTGGGTGACGGCCGGAGTGCTGCTGGCGGTGCTGATCAGCCTCAGCCACAGCCTCTGGAGCGTCCATCCCCTGAGTCTGCTGCTCAGCGGAAGCGCCGTGCTGTTCAGCTTTGGACGCCTGCTCACCAGCCGGATGGTCTGGCGACGCCTGCTCTGGGCTGTCGCCAGTGCGAGCGGCCTGCTTCTGCTTGGCCTGCAGCCCGCTGTGGAGCGGTTCAGCGATGTTCCGTGGAACCCCCTGTTCTGGCAGTCCCATTTCTGGATGGGCCTGTTGCTCACCTCCCTGTTGCTGAGCTCCACAGCGCTGCAGCCCATGATTGGTCATTCCCTGAGGGCACGACGCCTTCACATCAGCAGCAATCTGCTGGTGGCCTTGCTGCTGGCCATGCAGGCGATTTCTGGAACAAGAAATCTGCTGCTGAATTAAGTCAAACCGGCCTCGTCTCCTTCAGAAAGCTCCGCAGCGGTAAGCGCTTGACGCAACCAGGGAAGACTGAGGCCGATCACGTTGGAATAACAACCATCCAATCCATCGATGCAGAGACCGCCGCGCCCCTCCAGGGCAAACCCACCGGCACATTGCAGCGGTTCTCCACTGGCCACATAGGCCTCGATCTCGGCCTGATGGAGCGGCGCAAAGCGCACAACCGTCTCCACACAAGCCAACAGATCACTCTGGCCTCGCCGAATCAGGCAATGACCCGTCAGCAGAGATCCACGGCCACCAGCCATCCGCTGCCAACGCTGAATCGCTTCTTCAGGGCCCGAAGGCTTGCCGAACACCTGCCCCTCAAAACTGAGCACGGAATCACACCCCAGCACGGCCGTGATCTCGGCATCGCGTGCAGGGTCAAGCTCCAGGGCAACAGCCGTGGCCTTGGCCTGAGCGAGCAAAGTCACCAGCTCTGCTGGATCGGGGTGGTGGATCTGTGCCTCATCCACACCACTGACGCGCACCCGATGAGGTACTCCCGCCTGCTCCAGCAAGCGGCGACGCGCCGGCGAGGCAGAGGCAAGCAACAGCACGGGAACACAGCACAGAACAACACTCCGTAGGCTGCCAGGGACGGGAGGCTTCGCCATCGCTCACCCCACCGACCTGCTGGATCGACGCAGCCGAGACCGGGCTTGCCGAGCCATGGGATGCCTACCCTTCTCAGAGGCGCTCTACCGGGATCTGCAGCAGCACGGACTGGATGCCGAAGACCTCTGGAGCGAGCCCGACCGCTACGCACGCAGAACACGCTGGTTCCGCAACAGCGAAGCTCTCGAGGACGATCTCCGTTGGTTGATCAACGTGGGCGTGCTGCGCCGTGAGGTGGACGGGCAGGGACTGACCAGCCGGTTCAGGCTCACGCCCCTGGGTCGTCAGCTTCTCGATGACGATCCTGCACTGCTGCAGCGTTCGATCCCGCTGCTGAGTCGGCTGCGCCACAGCCTTCGTCGGCACTGGCCGTTGTGAGCCAGACCACGCCGCGCCCCCTGATGGTGCTGGGCACCTCCAGCGGTGCCGGCAAATCGCTGATGACGGCGGCACTGTGCCGGGTGCTCCAACGCCGGGGAGAACAGGCTCTGCCCTTCAAGGGCCAGAACATGAGCAACAACGCCTGGGTGGATGCCGATGGCGGTGAAATGGCCTACTCCCAGGCCATGCAGGCCTGGGCAGCGGGTCTTGAGCCCTGCTGCGCGATGAATCCCGTGCTACTGAAACCCCGGGGAGACAGCACAAGTGAGGTGATTCATGGGGGCCAGAGCGTGGGAATCGCCCGCGCCGAGCACTACTACCGCGACTGGTTCCGCCCGGGATGGCAGGCGATCCGAACCGGACTGATGGAGCTTCAGCAGCAATGGCCTCAAGGCCGGCTGGTGCTGGAGGGAGCGGGCAGCCCTGTGGAAGTGAATCTGCAACACCGCGACCTCACCAACCTGCGCCTGGCCCAGTACCTGCGGGCCAACTGCCTGCTGGTGGCCGACATTGAGCGCGGCGGCGTCTTCGCCCAGATCGTTGGCACGCTCTCTCTCCTGCGACCAGTGGAACGCCCGCTGATCAAAGGCATCCTGATCAACCGCTTCCGCGGCCGCCGGGAGCTGTTCGATGCGGGGCGAGGCTGGTTGGAGGCCAACACCGGGGTACCGGTGCTGGGGGTGATGCCCTGGCTGAACGAGCTGTTTCCTCCTGAAGATTCCCTCGACCTGCTGGAGCGCAAACCCACCCGGGGAGCCGCCGATCTGGAGATCGGGGTGCTGCGGTTGCCGTCCCTGAGCAACTTTTCCGATCTCGATCCGCTCGAGGCCGAATCCAGCCTGAGGTTGCGCTGGATTCACCCGGGGGAACCCCTCGGGGAGCCGAACGCCGTGATCCTCCCAGGGAGCAAGCAGACGCTGCGCGATCTGGAAGCGTTGAACGCCAGTGGACTGGCCGAGCAACTCAGGACCTACGCCCAAGCTGGCGGATCCGTCCTGGGCATCTGCGGCGGGATGCAGATGCTGGGTCAAACCTTGAGCGATCCGGAGGGACTGGAGGGCACGGATCAGAGGGGGCCCCAGAACGGCTTGGGACTTCTGCCCCTGAAGACCACCTTCAGCGGCACAAAACGGCTGAGCCAGCGCAGCATCCATGGCCTTTGGCCCGTGGAAACGCCGCTGAGCGGATTTGAACTGCACTACGGAACCACCACGCCGGATCCCGGTCTTCAACCGCTGAGCAGCGACCCTGGTTTGGGGTGGTGGTCTCCGGGCCCGAAGGGTTCAAGCGTGGTGGGCACCTACCTGCACGGGCTGCTCGACAACGGCCCTTGGAGACGGGCTTGGCTCAACAGACTTCGCAGCCAGCGCGGACTGCAGCCGTTGGTCAACGATCCCAACAACCACAGCGCCCATCGAGATCTGCTGCTCGATCGCCTGGCCGATGCCTTCGAGCAACATGTGAACCTTGACCCATTGCTCCAGCCATGACGTCGATTCCCGTGCACTGGCCCGATGGCCGCACTACCCATGAACCGATCGGTCAGGACTGGTTGGTGGCCGCCCGTGGAGCGGGCGTCAGCATTCCCACCGGTTGCCTGGGGGGCAGCTGCGGGGCCTGCGAGATCGACGTGAACGGCACGGTGGTGCGTGCCTGCATCAGCACCATTCCCGCTTCAAAATCAGCGAAACTCTCCGTTGACTTCGCCACCGACCCGCATTGGTGACTCCCTTGCGCCTCAGCCTGATGGCCCTGTTCACCGGAGCCTTGAGCGGCGCCGGTGTCGCTGTTGTGTTCGGCTGGATCGGCCGCTTGAGCCAACTGCTCTGGGGTGATCCAGTTCTTGAAGGGTTGGACCGCGGCCTCCCCTTGGGCTGGTCGCTGCTGGTGTGCGGCAGCTGCGGGTTGATCCTGTCGCTGCTGCATCGCCCCGGCCCCGCCACGTTGCTGCCGGAGTTGCGCGACACCCTGAGAGATCTGCGTGAGCCGACCCAAGCTCCGAAACGCGATGAAGTTCGTGGACTCCTTGGAGCGTCGCTGGCCCTGATCGGTGGAGGTTGCATCGGGCCGGAGGCCCTGATGAGCCGCATGGCCGCACTGATCAGCCAGCGGATCTGGCGTGGACGGGACCAGAGGCTGCAGGAGGCAACGGTGGCCGGAAGCTTCGGCTTGTTCGGAGCCCCACTGCTGGGGGGGGCTGTCATCGGCGATGCACCCCAACAGACGCGCAGGCAAACGTTTCTCGACCGCTGGCTGCCCGGCAGCCTCGGA
It contains:
- a CDS encoding DUF4079 family protein; this encodes MILFVYPVVGATIRLGILAREKRLEINPIADTVPVEHAQHGAWVTAGVLLAVLISLSHSLWSVHPLSLLLSGSAVLFSFGRLLTSRMVWRRLLWAVASASGLLLLGLQPAVERFSDVPWNPLFWQSHFWMGLLLTSLLLSSTALQPMIGHSLRARRLHISSNLLVALLLAMQAISGTRNLLLN
- the yidD gene encoding membrane protein insertion efficiency factor YidD, whose amino-acid sequence is MAAIGLLVSQTVESLLLALIGFYRRFISPMIGPRCRFTPTCSAYGLEAIEKHGPWKGGWLTMKRLLRCHPFTPCGCDPVPD
- a CDS encoding DUF3365 domain-containing protein, with the translated sequence MASSPARSVATDFLLRFVGVQLVALILAVILVLSGYSVVARQYVRSQAIQFMDVMLSVREYTSRKINPIIAPINAVSDEAFLPSAVPSYSATKVFEYLRLNHAYEDFQYREASLNPTSPADLADEQEAQLIRRFMANPSLKELSGSLDSKSDHHQYFVAKPIRLTKESCLTCHSTPDRAPRSQIRVYGETGGFGWQVGDVVGAQIVTLPEDAGLPAPGRFALLLVAAVGGLSAAVVLAVNRIFSSVVFRPLFKLLQSVDKGYEDENLEKRPDEFGLLARRFKDLRH
- a CDS encoding aminotransferase class V-fold PLP-dependent enzyme translates to MRDLCPALQNKTYFNYGGQGPLPSPSLEAITASWKHIQDLGPFTADVWPYIATEVNSTRRLLAQCCGVPPHRLALTENVTSGCVLPLWGLPFAEGDRLLIGDCEHPGVVSACVELARRRNLAIDVLPVKHLRGDQAHCDAAVIETIEETLSPRTRLVVLSHLLWNTGQVMPIAAVAHQLKQHPHHPFLLVDAAQSFGQILVDKAAAAADIYAFTGHKWACGPEGLGGVALSERVVSEAAPTVIGWRSLRDESKADLNGSDLFHHDSRRFEVATSCVPLMAGLRSSLQLLEQEGSPQERWDRIRKLSSKLWQALHGLERVTPLLDVAPASGLVSFQINGDFPPAEHVKQLGAKGLWIRDLADPSCLRACTHISTTADDIDALMAAISTL
- a CDS encoding nucleoside triphosphate pyrophosphatase; this translates as MLLLASASPARRRLLEQAGVPHRVRVSGVDEAQIHHPDPAELVTLLAQAKATAVALELDPARDAEITAVLGCDSVLSFEGQVFGKPSGPEEAIQRWQRMAGGRGSLLTGHCLIRRGQSDLLACVETVVRFAPLHQAEIEAYVASGEPLQCAGGFALEGRGGLCIDGLDGCYSNVIGLSLPWLRQALTAAELSEGDEAGLT
- a CDS encoding cobyric acid synthase is translated as MVLGTSSGAGKSLMTAALCRVLQRRGEQALPFKGQNMSNNAWVDADGGEMAYSQAMQAWAAGLEPCCAMNPVLLKPRGDSTSEVIHGGQSVGIARAEHYYRDWFRPGWQAIRTGLMELQQQWPQGRLVLEGAGSPVEVNLQHRDLTNLRLAQYLRANCLLVADIERGGVFAQIVGTLSLLRPVERPLIKGILINRFRGRRELFDAGRGWLEANTGVPVLGVMPWLNELFPPEDSLDLLERKPTRGAADLEIGVLRLPSLSNFSDLDPLEAESSLRLRWIHPGEPLGEPNAVILPGSKQTLRDLEALNASGLAEQLRTYAQAGGSVLGICGGMQMLGQTLSDPEGLEGTDQRGPQNGLGLLPLKTTFSGTKRLSQRSIHGLWPVETPLSGFELHYGTTTPDPGLQPLSSDPGLGWWSPGPKGSSVVGTYLHGLLDNGPWRRAWLNRLRSQRGLQPLVNDPNNHSAHRDLLLDRLADAFEQHVNLDPLLQP
- a CDS encoding glutaredoxin family protein, coding for MKELTLYSRTGCCLCEGMESRLRAIDLARLSIKLKVIDIDATGIPQGLKARYDLEVPVLALDGSELPRVSPRLTGEGLLNWLQRCLSTAL
- a CDS encoding UDP-N-acetylmuramoyl-L-alanyl-D-glutamate--2,6-diaminopimelate ligase, coding for MTQALHALLSDAGIAVPQGLANPGVEAITTDSRRVGPGTLFLGLPGERVDGGTFWAKALEAGAAAAVIGPGAASVHPPGVDEPVVVIQEPVARRIGEISAAFWDHPCRRMALIGVTGTNGKTTTTHLIEHLAASADQTVGLFGTLVNRWPGHSITATHTTAFADLLQGQLAEAASAGCGLAAMEVSSHALAQQRVAGCRFAGAVFTNLTQDHLDYHASMEEYFEAKAALFADPLLLADGVRSVINSDDPWGARLAERLGAACWRSSLEDPSAELHMSDLQMTAAGVEGRLISPLGEGRFRSPLLGRFNLMNVLQAVGVLLQQQLPLPVLLEAISHFGGVPGRMERVILHGVDEADLPPVLVDYAHTPDGLDNALSAARPFCTGRLICVFGCGGDRDRGKRPQMAAIASRLADRVVVTSDNPRTEDPQQILDDVVAGILADSDFLVEGDRAKAIASAIAGAEANDLVLVAGKGHEDYQILGTEKVHFDDREQAECALRQRLF
- a CDS encoding Npun_F0494 family protein gives rise to the protein MGCLPFSEALYRDLQQHGLDAEDLWSEPDRYARRTRWFRNSEALEDDLRWLINVGVLRREVDGQGLTSRFRLTPLGRQLLDDDPALLQRSIPLLSRLRHSLRRHWPL
- a CDS encoding 2Fe-2S iron-sulfur cluster binding domain-containing protein is translated as MTSIPVHWPDGRTTHEPIGQDWLVAARGAGVSIPTGCLGGSCGACEIDVNGTVVRACISTIPASKSAKLSVDFATDPHW
- the rpsD gene encoding 30S ribosomal protein S4, with the protein product MSRYRGPRLRITRRLGDLPGLTRKAAKRSYPPGQHGQARRKRSEYAIRLEEKQKLRFNYGVSERQLVRYVKKARAQEGSTGTNLLKLLENRLDNVCFRLGFGPTVPGARQLVNHGHVTVNGRVTDIASYQCKPGDVIAIRERKCSKKLAEANLEFPGLANVPTHLELDKSKLSAKVTGRCEREWVALEINELLVVEYYSRKV